Part of the Onthophagus taurus isolate NC chromosome 11, IU_Otau_3.0, whole genome shotgun sequence genome is shown below.
gtcacttcgatacgttaacttttcgaaatttagaagcaccataacttcatttttttaaatgacaccccccatattttattacttagtcgtctgcggcgtctcattttacatcttttatatttcatatgtCCTATGTCCTATgccatataaattattaaaatagaaattgttaaaataaaaccatttttttaaatacttatatATATACAGTTATTACAGTTATGTAAATACACAATAAATTCGTGTTTATGTACAGAATATATACGTAACTAAATACAGTCTttctaataattaaattacatttaaatagaCAACGTCCTCCAAAACGAATTCTTCACCAAGTCATAAgacatttttggtttttgaacGGTTATGGCAACATCTAAGGTACACAACGCCGATTCCGACAAAACCAAGGGATAATACTCCAAACAACCGTTACTCTCTACTGATATTTCAGttgtattttcttttctgcaaacaacaacaattaggtttcataaaataacttaGTTCATTTTACTTACGACACAAATTTCGGCGTTACAAACATTGAATCCGTAGATAATCCGGTTGGATTTAACGTAATAACTTTGATACCCAACGGAGCCAATTCCGTTCTTAAAGCTTTGCTTGCTCCTTCTACTCCATATCTAGCAGCGGTGTACGCAACCAAGCCTGAGTCTGTTGGATTAACAGCTCCGATTGTAACGATACGGCCAGAAgcggtttttaataaattttggaaaGTCCGTGCTGTTCTTAAAACACCAACGACGTTTGTTTTTAAAACAGCATCCCAATGAGTTATATCTTGTTGATCAAATCGACCGCGATATACAGAACCGCTTGTATTTATTACAGCCCATATACcttaaaattgtatcaaattaattaagttagaTTAAAATTGGGATTATATTACCGTCTTTTCCTGCTGGTAAATGCGCCCTAATTATATCGACCGCTTCATGAAGCAGATCTTCTCTTGTAACATCCAATGGTAAAGCCACCAAAGCGCCTTGATGACCAGAAATCGATTCTCTATGTTTTTGCCATGATCTAATAATTCTCGATGAAGTGGTATCGGGGGATTCCTCACTCGTTGAGATGTCTTTTAATCCAGCAAATACTCGAAATCCTCGATTAGCGAGATGAATCGCAATCtgaaaaatcttaataataaaggaaaaatgaAACTATATTCTTTTACCGACCTGTAATCCAACTGCGTTATCGCAACAAGTAACAAGAACTGGTTTTCCAGCACCTGGTGATAATTCTTGCGGTTCAGAACCGAAACCCACTCGAATTTTACAGattaaatacaaaagtaaagCGCCGGCAATTGAAAATAACGCAACCAATTGAATGGCTAAAACTAAAGCGGTTTGTTCGTCCATTATCTGTAAACaaagattgaaattaaaacgtactctattttattttattttattttaatagccCATTGTATTCAATGTATTCGACACTGTCATAGTTCCATTTTTATGAATCCATTACATCGAATACAAAATTGAGGCGTGACTCGACTTGAATAAGCAATTGTCCACACCTCATTTGATGATAACATCTCAATTAagaataaccaaaaaaaatcgCGATATTATTACAAAGAGAAAGTACGGAATCGTTTGAATCCAACACGGTTGTTCTAGCGTAACGGAAACAGGAACTATATCCGTTAAGaatattattgtaataaatgtaGACAATAATAAACTTTCATTATATGAAAGTAAAATTTCTAAAGAATAGAATGCGACTGTAGGAAGTCTTGTATTAATTGTGTATGTGAGTAATGTGAGAGTGCGACGATTATGGTGGAACTAAACGATAAAATGCGTGTAAAGAGAACGGCCTCGTTaaagatgttaaaaaattagcacttaaaaaattttatatgataTCACATTACATTTCTAACtgtacattacattacattacatagaatacatatcgggtaggtggaccaaccaaccttgcaccgcgaccctaaggatctattgtaccccgatagatatcgttatcaaatttcaccgtgctcttaacgaacattaataccttgctcggcgaaaggtcattcagatcttttgaggagataaactacgacccaaaaatcgagaatctgatacggttaacggcagggcagtggcataaaacatgctcaaccgtctctgcttcctccgcacatagtcggcattcaatatcgtcggctaaacccaacaagttgaggtgtgcttttaatcggcagtgcccagtaaaaacacccattagaacttttatgctactacgggcaagtcctaaaatatttccgggtttgacagtggcgatgttaataaacaccttagcatgtctcattccaggagaactggtccacagtaggcgaagtctctcttcagcccacagtccaatcctatatttggccatcgcaaatgatacaccaactgctggttccggccccacaaacgcttcagcgctgccatctcgtggtagcttatctgccgcttcattgccagcaaccccagagtgacccgggacccagatcagagagactctgttatcacaactcagtgtgtttaatgttctcttacaatcattaaccagagccgacaccgttttcacggcttgcagcgcctggagagcggcttgactgtctgagaaaattcgtactgtcatgttcttcacccctctttcaagaaggattttagtacccatgtcaatagcaaatacttccgcctggaatacagtacagtacgtacccaggctgtaggcttgcttaattcgaggtgtctggcagtatactcctgctcctatcccttcaggcgtttttgatccatctgtgtacaagcaaatgtctgcccgaaccagagaattttcattttcgatccaggactgccgctcaggcagtacaatgtGGTATCGAGcgttaatcactgatagtgataccgccaaatctgacggcattgatagcacagtatcagtgcttataatgtcttccgcagcccattggtaggacatgtcggaacagttttgagcatattgcttaaatctgtaaatggttgttctagccactttctctatatgcaaatgcagaggagataggccaagcagaacctccattgctagagttggcgttgtgcctatcgcaccagagattgccaatccagctactcgttgaattcgtgaaagtttactgataactgaagtctgtcggactttcctataccaggctgctgctccgtatgtgatcataggtctaaccacagtcacatagagccagtacagtctttcaggggtaagaccccaattttttccacaaagactgcgacaagtccacaaggatagtctagctttgtgcaaaactccctgcaaatgtccattccatgacagagttttgtctaggattactcctagatatttgacttcctttgagaaaggaatttcttcaccttggatagttgggcggattagtccatccaactttcgcttcctggtgaagggcacaacaattgtcttttgcgggtttattgagaggttctctcccttacaccaagcgcaaatggtatctagggtcacctggaggacattagatatcctcggcaaacaggttcctttgaccataacgacaatgtcatcagcataagcttgtatttccacaccaacggcttcgactatcgcaatcagatcgtcaactaggagggaccaaagcaggggagataacacccctctctgcgggcagccacctcccgggttgaagcgtatcgtatcaccgtggagtgaagtagaaactattctactatctagcatattgcggatccaacccgctatagtGGTATtaagagattgtggtattgcgttgttgaacgctccctctatatccagaaacgcacaaactaagatttctttatcctgcagcgtcctggatactctaccaactaagttgtgtagagccaattctgctgattttcccgcttgataagcatactggtggcgactcagtggaccagataccaatggcaccgtacggatataccgttccagaactttttcaagggttttcAGCAGAAATGACGTTAGGCTGATGGGTCGAAAGGCATTAGAAGTAGGGACCGAACGGCCCGCTTTGGGTATGTAAGATACCCGTACCTTAGTCCATTCTGCCGGCACATATTTCCAGGCGACACTcgctctgaaaatttttaccaaaattggcAACAACAAAGACCTCCCCTGCTGTAATTTTTCTAACTGTATCATAATAACTAAATCGAAATCTCATTAAAATATGCTTCGTTACCGTTACAAGAATAAAACGCATCAAAATTCTTAACAACCTAACTgttctttttcttcaaactCAGCTTAAGATACTGATATagcttttataaaatttcaatcaatacCAATCACTCGTTCATTACAAACAGATGTTCGATTTAACTCGATACCTTCTTGCGAAATGAAAACGTTTTTTACGTAACAACTATCTTTGAGGCATATGGTATTTTCTTCCCATTATTTTGTAACTGTAGTTGTTTCACTTTCGTCGATATTCGCACTATTGTCTTAAGAAAAGTTACGTaactaaattgaaaaaaagaaaataaaaatgtaagaattattttttaatagtgCTAATAAATCGTTACATAAACCATTCGAGTCACGCGAAAATTCTATTAACGTTTATAAAAGAATAATGTTTGAGtaacgtttaaaattaataaaaacccACTTCATCTGAAATATCTTAATGTTTAAAGTTCAACGACCGAAATGTATTAAATCGGCTTCTTAAGCAAATGCATGTGTATAACATGCGGGTAATAATGGTTTAGGAATGTGTAACACTTttgaaattacttttttatggACTTGACGCAACCCAAGTTTAAATtgaaagaaatgatttttagaaaCTCGAAtcttattttagtaaatttaacACATCTTCCTGTTGTTGGCCAGTTTGCGACTGGCGAAACCGTTCGGTCACGGTTCCGACTTTTTCCTGTGACTAATAAGTCACTTCCTCGAGTCACTGCACAAATATAACAAGAAACTGAGCTCTCCCATAACCACCGGGAtgtgaagaaataaaaacgaaCTTAATTGGTATACACagtgatttaattaaagaaaaatcactcgatttaaatttaattaaaagttatgtgTCATTTTGAAGAGAAAAGTTCGaaatttaatttggtataaaaatagagatatgaagatatgattttttaaatttgttataagttcgtgattaaaatcaaaattgcaacattttcattaaaaattatttttgaaatatttcaatataagatatttatgttatacaggtgtctccgAAATGCGTGTACAACGGAAGACCACAAATTCCTTGACTCAAAATAAGTCGATTTAAGTTAAGTTATCTATATCCCAAGTTGCTTCGTTTCGCCGCTAGACGACTTCAAAATTAGcaacaaaaattcttttattttttataactcgaaaacgcgAAAACCATTTTTCAGAAGTGTATTCACGTTAAACATAAATTGCAATTAGTTGAAATCATTGCCAACTACGATAAGGTAACTTTTGTAACTGCAATGACGAAAATAAAGGCTtgcagatatttaaaaataccttttttctgGCTTAACCACTTATGTAATCAAAATCTTATAAGAGACAAAAACGGTTTAGAACTAAATGGGCTAttcagaaattataataatgtaattgtCGCCTggccagaaaaaaaaatatggagtAATATCCGGTGAACACATGACATTTCCATCATTCCTGTGTTTCTAAAATCgtatcaaaaaccataaaaagacATTAATTGAACCTATAGGAACTCACTTCTGAAAAATGGTTTCAATTGATTTAcatgttttcgagttataaaaaataaaagaattttttttgctaactttgaAGTCCTCTAGCGACGAAACGAAGCAACTTTGGATATAGATAACTTAACTTAAATCGACCTATTTTGAGCCAACGAATCTGTGGTCTTCCATTGTACACGCATTTCgaagacaccctgtatattattttaaagagaaaactttactctttaatttggtataaaaatcatttcttaatctttataaataaatgaggtatgattttttaaagttgatacAATTTCCTAagaattaggttaaaattaaattgcaatattttcattaaaaattctttttgaagGATTTTGACATACGATTAagagttatatatcatttcaaagagaaaactttaccctttaatttggtataaaaatcatttcttaatctttataaataaatgaggtatgattatttaaagttgACACATTTTCATGATCGATtaagttaaaatcaaaattgcaacattaacattaaaaattctttttgaagGATTTCCACCTACAATATTTAATacttatatatcattttaaagagaaatccttaatatttaatttgatataagaatcatttcttcaacttcataaataaatgaggtttgattttttaaagttgacacattttcatcgattaagttaatatcaaaattgcaacattaacattaaaaattctttttgatgGATTTCCACCTACAATATTTAagagttatatatcattttaaagagaaatttttactctttaatttagtataagaatcatttcttcaacttcataaataaatgaggtttgattttttaaagttgacacattttcatcgattaagttaaaatcaaaattgcaacattaacattaaaaattcttttttaaggATTTCCACCTTCAATATTTAATacttatacagagtgttttaaaacaacgtttaaatatttataggggTTATAGGTTAATCAACGTGGGTCGGAAAatcaaccgttttcgagatacagAATAAGATATAGATACAGATAAATTTTTTGGGACtctaggtttttttttttaaactataacTACTACAGATTCGATATTTGGCTAATCGACAAAGTATGAAAGTAGAAAGGCTGTGCTCTCAAACTATTTCCATTGGCACGGCCGTACATAAACACCATATCGCTCATTTCAGCATTTGAATACAAGACCATTGCAAACGATTTCACTTCAGGTTTCGCAAAATCAAATTACTGGAGTTTGGTTATTTCGTAATTTGAACGAAACGTTAAATTAATGTATGTTAGCAGATTGTACGTAAGGCAAAGCCTACTCCTTGTAATGGTCAAATTTTGGTAACTAATGGCATAACGTTTTGTAATGGAATAACTTATACTAACTGGAAGCAATGGAAACATCATACTACTCTCAAAAAGAGACAGTTTCATACTGTGTCGATTTGCCAATTATCAAATTTGTAGTAGTTacagtttaaaagaaaaaacgtagagtcccaaaaaatttgaacatcctgtatcgCGAAAACGGTTGATTTTCGGACCCATGTTGATTAACACTTTTCGACTTGTTTTCTACTGTAGCACTAcccctataaatatttaaacgttgttttaaaacaccctgtatatcattgtaaagagaaatctttactctttaatttgatataagaatcatttcttaatcttcataaatacaTGAGGTATGACTTTTTAAAGATGACATAATTTCGTGATAGATtaagttaaaatcaaaatagcaacattttcattaaaaattctttttgaagGATTTCCCAATAcaatatttaagaattatatatcattttaatgaGAAAACTTTATTCTTCAATTTggcataaaaatcatttcttactcttcataaataaatgagGTATGATTTTGTAAAGTTGACATAATTTCCTAAGaattaggttaaaatcaaaattccaacattttcattaaaaattctttttgaagGATTTCCACATACAATATTTAATacttatatatcattttaaggAGAAATGTTTACTCTTTAATTTAGTATaagaatcatttcttaatcttcataaataaataaagtatgactttttaaagtttacaCAATTTCGTGATAGATtaagttaaaatcaaaatagcaacattttcattaaaaattctttttgaagGATTTCCCCATACAATATTTAagagttatatatcattttaaagacaaatctttactctttaattttatataagaatcatttcttaatcttcataaataaataaagtatgactttttaaagttgacaCATTTTCATGATCGATTAAGAAAAGATCAAAATAGcaacattttcattaaaaattctttttgaagGATTTCCCCATACAATATTTAAGAGttatataccattttaaagaaaaatctttactctttaatttgatataaaaatcatttcttaatcttcataaataaataaagtatgactttttaaagtttacaCAATTTCGTGATAGATtaagttaaaatcaaaatagcaacattttcattaaacattctttttGAAGGATTTCCCCATACAATATTTAAgagttatatattattttaaagaaaaatctttactctttaatttgatataagaatcatttcttcaatttcataaataaatgaggtttgattttttaaagttgacacaatttttgtgaaagattaagttaaaatccaaattgcaacattaacattaaaaattcttcttGAAGGAATTCCCCATACAATAATTAtgagttatatatcattttaaagacaaatctttactctttaatttgatataagaatcatttcttcaatttcataaataaatgaggtttgattttttaaagttgacacAATTTTGTGAAAGATtaa
Proteins encoded:
- the LOC111425043 gene encoding D-beta-hydroxybutyrate dehydrogenase, mitochondrial, with protein sequence MDEQTALVLAIQLVALFSIAGALLLYLICKIRVGFGSEPQELSPGAGKPVLVTCCDNAVGLQIAIHLANRGFRVFAGLKDISTSEESPDTTSSRIIRSWQKHRESISGHQGALVALPLDVTREDLLHEAVDIIRAHLPAGKDGIWAVINTSGSVYRGRFDQQDITHWDAVLKTNVVGVLRTARTFQNLLKTASGRIVTIGAVNPTDSGLVAYTAARYGVEGASKALRTELAPLGIKVITLNPTGLSTDSMFVTPKFVSKENTTEISVESNGCLEYYPLVLSESALCTLDVAITVQKPKMSYDLVKNSFWRTLSI